The following coding sequences lie in one Halogeometricum rufum genomic window:
- a CDS encoding HK97-gp10 family putative phage morphogenesis protein — protein sequence MVRVTADVEWEGDTPADLARDLDRFGELVVEEVNRALEDLALMVEREAKQRAPVDTGTLRASIGHVVEQIGAGFARAVIGTNVEYAPEVEFGTGPHTITGTPLRFTADGETVFATTVQHPGTPAQPFLGPALHAVEDDINDRLREAVRRAERRV from the coding sequence ATGGTCCGCGTCACCGCCGACGTCGAGTGGGAGGGCGATACGCCCGCCGACCTCGCCCGCGACCTGGACCGCTTCGGCGAACTCGTCGTCGAGGAGGTCAACCGGGCGCTGGAGGACCTCGCCTTGATGGTCGAACGCGAGGCCAAGCAGCGTGCCCCGGTCGACACCGGCACGCTTCGGGCGAGTATCGGCCACGTGGTCGAGCAGATCGGTGCGGGGTTCGCTCGGGCCGTCATCGGAACCAACGTCGAGTACGCGCCCGAGGTGGAGTTCGGGACTGGCCCGCACACCATCACGGGCACGCCGCTGCGCTTCACGGCCGACGGTGAGACTGTCTTTGCGACTACGGTCCAGCATCCAGGAACGCCTGCTCAACCGTTTCTCGGCCCCGCGTTGCACGCCGTCGAGGACGACATCAACGACCGCCTGCGCGAGGCGGTCCGCCGCGCCGAACGGAGGGTCTAA
- a CDS encoding COG1361 family protein, whose translation MPATAHTRKPSDDHSKFTYTLTDSDGAAIDVSSVTSVDLYVEDDAGSTVISGQAATIEDGANGVVSFVFGTTELDSAGTYHAEFVINRNSGTSYQHVPAGRNLRIDVVEEVQTGTPTIAETSTPDYQRKPGDDYTALTHTLTDRDGNAIDVSSATAVTVWADAPDESAELSGASTTNVTDGSDGQVTYDVQSGDFAAAGDYSVEFVIEYGDGSYRPVPHDSNIHLEVAEDVK comes from the coding sequence ATGCCAGCAACCGCACACACTCGCAAGCCGAGTGACGACCATAGCAAGTTCACCTACACACTCACCGACAGCGATGGCGCAGCCATCGACGTCTCGTCGGTGACGAGCGTCGACCTCTACGTCGAGGACGACGCCGGCAGTACCGTCATCTCCGGGCAGGCGGCCACCATCGAGGACGGCGCCAACGGCGTCGTCTCGTTCGTGTTCGGGACGACCGAACTCGACTCGGCGGGGACGTACCACGCCGAGTTCGTCATCAACCGCAACTCCGGCACCTCCTACCAGCACGTCCCCGCGGGCCGGAACCTCCGCATCGACGTCGTCGAGGAGGTCCAGACGGGCACGCCCACGATCGCCGAGACGTCGACGCCGGACTACCAGCGCAAGCCCGGCGACGACTACACGGCGCTGACGCACACGCTGACGGATCGCGACGGCAACGCCATCGACGTGTCGTCGGCGACCGCCGTCACCGTCTGGGCCGACGCGCCGGACGAGTCGGCCGAATTGTCGGGCGCCTCGACCACGAACGTGACGGACGGCAGCGACGGGCAGGTCACCTACGACGTGCAGTCGGGCGACTTCGCGGCCGCGGGCGACTATTCCGTGGAGTTCGTCATCGAGTACGGCGACGGCTCGTATCGACCAGTCCCGCACGACTCGAACATCCATCTGGAAGTCGCCGAGGACGTGAAGTAA
- a CDS encoding DUF2213 domain-containing protein translates to MQYQLVTNSVDTDQVEERVIDGDRHLVAKDVTFIRPMQLAGGYVPADHVAASTDEWDGKPLTVNHPRDDSGGVVSANTEIGKQITVGQALDPTRNADDSVDADLAVNADRAAELGGEAEDIVAALENGEPLNVSSQYFATPLAPGVYDGQHRANVEGNLTPDSIALLPNKKGRCTLPDCGFDPSGVTANTEDTTLRVPVRANSDDEDADADSAPQTGDGASVLEKIRSLVNRAGGDQGTDTSDERAESRVGPSSQSQTANGSDMDRENLIKEITANSNITRDALNDACDDHVQKLHRDVVANADSGDDDDDDNGGAGVDDGDLPDDVVTTDDLDQFRESLIDDIRTEREQASKRDRAEEIAANSADYDQDDVEWLADLPDEELDRKEQEVAAGSGLPGHTGTADRVTANTQTDDDADAYGTGVLD, encoded by the coding sequence ATGCAGTACCAGTTAGTCACAAACAGCGTTGACACCGACCAAGTCGAAGAGCGCGTGATCGATGGTGACCGCCATCTGGTCGCGAAAGACGTCACGTTCATCCGCCCGATGCAGCTGGCGGGCGGCTACGTTCCCGCGGACCACGTAGCCGCCTCGACAGACGAGTGGGACGGCAAGCCACTCACTGTCAACCATCCGCGTGACGATAGCGGCGGCGTCGTCTCGGCGAACACCGAGATCGGCAAGCAGATCACTGTCGGTCAGGCGCTGGACCCGACACGAAACGCCGATGATTCCGTCGACGCGGATCTCGCGGTGAACGCCGATCGAGCCGCAGAGCTGGGCGGCGAGGCCGAAGACATCGTCGCCGCCCTGGAGAACGGCGAGCCGCTGAACGTTTCCTCGCAGTATTTCGCCACGCCGCTTGCGCCGGGCGTTTACGACGGCCAGCACCGCGCGAACGTCGAGGGGAATCTCACACCGGACAGCATCGCTCTCCTGCCGAACAAGAAAGGCCGCTGTACGCTCCCGGATTGCGGGTTCGACCCCAGCGGTGTGACGGCGAACACCGAGGATACGACGCTCCGTGTCCCCGTCCGCGCGAACAGTGACGACGAAGATGCTGACGCTGACTCCGCGCCCCAGACGGGGGACGGCGCCAGCGTTCTCGAGAAGATCCGCTCGCTCGTCAACCGAGCGGGCGGCGACCAAGGCACCGACACATCTGACGAGCGGGCGGAATCCCGTGTGGGTCCCAGTTCGCAGTCACAGACCGCGAACGGCTCTGATATGGATAGAGAGAATCTCATCAAGGAAATCACGGCGAACAGCAACATCACGCGAGACGCACTCAACGACGCGTGCGACGACCACGTACAGAAACTCCACCGCGACGTGGTGGCAAACGCAGACTCGGGCGACGACGATGACGACGACAACGGTGGAGCGGGCGTCGACGACGGCGACCTCCCCGACGACGTCGTCACCACGGACGACCTCGATCAGTTCCGCGAGTCGCTCATCGACGACATCCGGACGGAACGTGAGCAAGCATCCAAGCGCGACCGCGCCGAGGAGATCGCGGCGAACTCCGCGGACTACGACCAGGACGACGTCGAGTGGCTCGCGGACCTCCCCGACGAGGAACTCGACCGCAAGGAACAGGAAGTGGCGGCCGGATCCGGACTCCCCGGGCATACGGGGACGGCCGACCGCGTCACGGCGAACACCCAGACGGACGACGACGCCGACGCGTACGGAACGGGGGTGCTTGACTGA
- a CDS encoding phage head morphogenesis protein: protein MADPTGTRALRQDFVREIRRRFGRLRGLIRRTVGYEHDAFGLTANDSEPTERYDFPTRQEMVRQFERDLQQWINDMILERVPQGTLASGGHWTGGYVKAAYKQGWSGAAGRLRQQGVDVPDREFDELGNLPIPTRQLRELYRRAFENLRGITREMAQPLRRELTKGLAQGQNPRKIADRITKEVRTIQRTRAETLARTEVINSYSTASLDRYEDAGVETVSHGEWSTAGDSRVCPICKRLDGREFSISEMRTGTFQITADELGDDEPDSLAGAYRLQPPCHPNGRCAILPVVG, encoded by the coding sequence ATGGCCGACCCGACCGGTACACGCGCGCTTCGGCAGGACTTCGTCCGCGAGATCCGCCGCCGCTTCGGCCGGCTTCGTGGACTCATCCGACGGACCGTCGGGTACGAACACGATGCGTTCGGGCTCACCGCCAACGACTCCGAACCCACCGAGCGGTACGACTTCCCGACGCGTCAGGAGATGGTTCGACAGTTCGAGCGGGACCTCCAGCAGTGGATCAACGACATGATCCTCGAACGCGTCCCGCAGGGGACGCTCGCCTCGGGCGGCCACTGGACAGGCGGGTACGTTAAGGCCGCCTACAAGCAGGGCTGGAGCGGGGCGGCCGGCCGGCTCCGACAACAGGGCGTCGACGTCCCGGATCGCGAGTTCGACGAGCTTGGGAATCTCCCGATCCCCACGCGCCAACTCCGAGAACTGTACCGCCGGGCGTTCGAGAACCTCCGCGGCATCACACGGGAGATGGCCCAGCCACTCCGTCGCGAACTCACGAAGGGCCTGGCGCAGGGGCAGAACCCGCGGAAGATTGCCGACCGCATCACGAAAGAGGTCCGCACCATCCAGCGCACCCGGGCAGAAACCTTGGCCCGTACAGAGGTGATCAACTCCTACTCGACGGCGTCGCTCGACCGCTACGAGGACGCCGGCGTCGAGACCGTCAGTCACGGCGAGTGGTCCACAGCGGGCGACTCTCGTGTCTGCCCGATCTGCAAGCGCCTCGACGGCCGGGAGTTCTCGATCAGCGAGATGCGGACCGGGACGTTCCAGATCACCGCCGACGAACTCGGCGACGACGAGCCCGATTCACTCGCTGGAGCGTATCGACTCCAGCCGCCCTGTCATCCGAACGGCCGGTGCGCGATTCTCCCCGTTGTCGGCTGA
- a CDS encoding anti-CBASS protein Acb1 family protein, which translates to MSEDEPSDRRLTKQDQTLVANAVANGLRQGLASELGDSGFEHRDHYETFGWPDGDDGWDEDNYYALYLRNPWAYAVVAQKAKTTWKHAPEVVDRGGRRECNSESDDNQTEFEQAVATLAREHDVWSYAARADRMAGIGQHGLLVYDFADTNGPDDFKKQVSPPDSDAPNLEFLRGFRVYPEPMIEEIEYGQPGSDRWGEPIEYQIDLGDDADVETDDDESGVLHVHHSRVVDIPSRELDDDETKSRPRMEPVLNNILDMEKAYGSTAELSYRAADYGLAINIDPEKVDPESVKELVGEDARNWYHGLQPFMRTVGADVERLGGEVKDPSGIIDPNIKALSAYTGIPKRMIEGASAGELASAQQDEKDYLGTVGERQQQYAGPHIARGTLDPLVEYGVLPSPNGVTYDINWPDLTELSDEQKASLEVDRSQVVKNLETAVPDLRGERAEQFVETGTFPDRTEGPTDNVDETDPAVWETFHQAVGNARQFAEGDPVQTPQGLGVVTDIRTEPFEGKNGEVEASTSSPTYIVGLKDARVGVGFYTASQLEATEMPKIDLDSPVADVTSNATGSGRPTANDWTMPKSWRQASTPARIILLDAWSSMGGTFRGARRHLKSARLAAAMKDEVLGGWTGWRDGG; encoded by the coding sequence ATGTCTGAAGACGAACCATCCGACCGTCGCCTGACAAAACAGGACCAGACTCTCGTCGCCAACGCCGTCGCGAACGGGCTTCGGCAGGGACTCGCCTCCGAACTCGGTGACTCGGGCTTCGAGCATCGCGATCACTACGAGACGTTCGGCTGGCCTGACGGTGACGACGGCTGGGACGAGGACAACTACTACGCGCTGTATCTCCGGAACCCCTGGGCCTACGCCGTCGTTGCACAGAAGGCGAAGACGACCTGGAAGCACGCACCGGAAGTCGTCGACCGCGGCGGCCGTCGCGAGTGCAACTCCGAATCTGACGATAACCAGACGGAGTTCGAACAAGCGGTCGCAACACTCGCCCGCGAACACGACGTCTGGAGCTACGCCGCCCGTGCCGATCGCATGGCCGGCATCGGTCAGCACGGGCTTCTCGTCTACGACTTCGCCGACACGAACGGACCTGACGACTTCAAGAAGCAGGTCTCACCGCCCGACAGTGACGCGCCAAACCTCGAATTCCTCCGTGGGTTCCGCGTCTACCCGGAGCCGATGATCGAGGAGATCGAGTATGGCCAGCCGGGGAGTGATCGGTGGGGCGAGCCCATCGAGTACCAGATCGACCTGGGCGACGACGCCGATGTCGAGACCGATGACGACGAAAGTGGCGTCCTCCACGTCCATCACTCCCGCGTCGTCGACATCCCCTCGCGAGAGCTGGACGACGACGAGACGAAGTCGCGGCCGCGGATGGAGCCGGTCCTGAACAACATCCTCGACATGGAGAAGGCGTACGGCTCCACTGCCGAACTCTCCTATCGAGCTGCCGATTACGGTCTCGCGATCAACATCGACCCCGAGAAGGTCGACCCCGAATCCGTCAAGGAACTGGTCGGCGAGGACGCACGCAACTGGTACCACGGCCTCCAGCCGTTCATGCGGACGGTCGGGGCCGACGTCGAGCGCCTGGGCGGCGAGGTCAAGGACCCCAGCGGCATCATCGATCCGAACATCAAGGCGCTCTCTGCCTATACGGGCATCCCGAAACGGATGATCGAGGGCGCGAGTGCGGGCGAACTCGCCTCCGCACAGCAGGACGAGAAAGACTATCTGGGGACCGTCGGCGAACGCCAGCAGCAGTACGCCGGACCCCATATCGCCCGCGGGACGCTCGATCCACTCGTCGAGTACGGCGTCCTTCCGTCGCCCAATGGCGTCACGTACGATATCAACTGGCCGGATCTGACGGAACTGTCCGACGAGCAGAAAGCCTCACTCGAAGTCGACCGATCGCAGGTCGTCAAAAACCTCGAAACGGCCGTCCCCGACCTTCGAGGAGAACGGGCCGAGCAGTTCGTCGAGACGGGGACGTTCCCAGATCGAACAGAGGGGCCGACCGACAACGTCGACGAGACAGACCCGGCCGTCTGGGAGACGTTCCACCAGGCGGTCGGCAACGCCCGGCAGTTCGCTGAGGGCGACCCCGTCCAGACACCGCAGGGGTTGGGCGTCGTCACCGACATCCGAACGGAGCCGTTCGAGGGAAAGAACGGCGAGGTCGAGGCGTCGACGTCGTCGCCGACGTACATCGTCGGGCTGAAAGACGCTCGCGTGGGCGTCGGGTTCTACACGGCGTCGCAACTTGAGGCGACGGAGATGCCGAAGATCGACTTGGACAGCCCGGTCGCGGACGTAACGAGCAACGCCACTGGTAGCGGCAGACCGACCGCCAACGACTGGACGATGCCGAAATCGTGGCGCCAGGCCTCGACCCCTGCGCGGATTATCCTGCTCGACGCCTGGTCGTCGATGGGCGGAACGTTCCGCGGCGCCCGGCGGCACCTCAAATCCGCGCGGCTGGCGGCGGCCATGAAGGACGAAGTCCTCGGTGGCTGGACTGGCTGGCGAGATGGAGGATAG
- a CDS encoding DUF7522 family protein, protein MPKESANRLVNYLEKQAGPYFRGAIHYSEDEYYILYLRDDVDSLYSNEKMEELVQYYREENQYHSSEEPFELGNNHCTVNFYDGAILFHFTQGDRLGTVITLEPEAGRDIVGFITECLKQLHYNSPQEIPEAPTWLSE, encoded by the coding sequence ATGCCAAAGGAATCTGCTAATCGTCTGGTAAATTATCTCGAAAAGCAAGCGGGTCCATATTTCCGCGGAGCAATCCACTATTCTGAAGATGAATATTATATATTATATCTGCGAGACGACGTAGATTCTCTATACTCAAATGAGAAAATGGAGGAGCTGGTACAGTATTACCGGGAGGAAAATCAGTATCATTCTTCTGAGGAGCCGTTCGAACTCGGAAATAACCATTGTACTGTGAATTTTTACGACGGCGCGATACTATTCCACTTCACACAAGGAGACAGGCTCGGTACTGTAATCACCCTTGAACCGGAAGCAGGCCGAGATATTGTCGGATTCATCACAGAGTGTCTAAAACAGTTACACTATAACTCTCCACAGGAAATCCCCGAAGCACCGACGTGGTTGAGTGAATGA
- a CDS encoding ATP-binding protein, whose product MTLQPLPPTVQDEGPTTRFVYHILRTADEPLSRREIANATGTPDRSVRNAIQNLIDAGEAERVANPTATRTPLYRLSPAGKE is encoded by the coding sequence ATGACACTCCAACCACTCCCACCGACTGTCCAGGACGAGGGCCCGACGACACGCTTCGTCTACCACATCCTCCGCACGGCCGACGAACCACTGTCCAGACGAGAGATCGCCAACGCGACCGGTACGCCCGATCGATCAGTCCGCAACGCCATCCAGAACCTCATCGACGCCGGCGAGGCAGAACGCGTCGCGAACCCAACGGCGACGCGGACGCCACTGTACCGACTCTCACCAGCCGGCAAGGAGTAA
- a CDS encoding class I SAM-dependent methyltransferase, with protein sequence MNVPCVRVSTDEGEATRRALADRDLVDQSFQITAREGSLYIPVTDATAAEDAYDVVEFDAPPRETQTMPEDVLGFEPTYERLGDVVILDEDDPERARRIADAIAASDLRARTVVNRASKVKGELRVRDWDVLVDAAAEDDSPSDRSAHSTATETVHREYGCEFLLDIAEVYFSPRLATERHRVVEQVHEGERVFDMFAGVGPFVVPMAKRGAEAVGCDLNPVAVDYLRENARRNGVAERVTAIQGDVREVVDDYEGWAERLVMNLPHSADDFLDTAVRLAGDECVLHYYDIQHEDDPFGPGIEAIREAAEPQYDVRVDTERIVRSYAPHEHNVCVDVTLTAR encoded by the coding sequence ATGAACGTTCCGTGCGTCCGCGTCTCGACCGACGAGGGGGAGGCGACGCGGCGCGCCCTCGCGGACCGGGACCTGGTGGACCAGTCCTTCCAGATCACCGCCCGCGAGGGGTCGCTCTACATCCCCGTGACGGACGCGACTGCGGCCGAAGACGCGTACGACGTGGTCGAGTTCGACGCGCCGCCCCGCGAGACGCAGACGATGCCCGAAGACGTCCTCGGCTTCGAACCGACGTACGAACGCCTCGGCGACGTGGTGATTCTGGACGAGGACGACCCCGAACGCGCCAGGCGTATCGCCGACGCCATCGCCGCCTCGGACCTCCGCGCGCGGACCGTCGTCAACCGCGCCTCGAAGGTGAAGGGTGAACTCCGGGTCCGCGACTGGGACGTCCTCGTGGACGCCGCCGCGGAGGACGACTCGCCGAGCGACCGTTCGGCGCACTCGACCGCGACGGAGACGGTCCACCGCGAGTACGGTTGCGAGTTCCTCCTCGACATCGCCGAGGTCTACTTCTCTCCCCGACTGGCGACCGAACGCCACCGCGTGGTCGAACAGGTCCACGAGGGCGAACGCGTCTTCGACATGTTCGCCGGCGTCGGGCCGTTCGTCGTCCCGATGGCCAAGCGCGGCGCGGAGGCGGTCGGATGCGACCTCAACCCCGTCGCCGTCGACTACCTCCGGGAGAACGCGCGGCGCAACGGCGTCGCAGAGCGCGTGACCGCGATTCAGGGCGACGTGCGCGAGGTGGTCGACGACTACGAGGGCTGGGCCGAGCGTCTGGTGATGAACCTCCCCCACAGCGCCGACGACTTCCTCGACACCGCGGTCCGACTCGCAGGCGACGAGTGCGTCCTCCACTACTACGACATCCAGCACGAGGACGACCCGTTCGGCCCCGGTATCGAAGCGATCCGGGAGGCGGCAGAACCGCAGTACGACGTCCGGGTGGACACCGAGCGGATCGTCCGGTCGTACGCGCCGCACGAGCACAACGTGTGTGTTGACGTGACGCTCACTGCGCGCTGA
- a CDS encoding HTH domain-containing protein: MKHSKEVTTRTPATAVPANGRTIEVWTRHTPDEAHREHPCVGRIRRLERDGYADRVVVREWDRTVFLGEPVEPRKRLARRRVADFREWARVTSARLPEFDREATVGTGRMGPEHEAQYLPPIVVAVYEDGVLTNVVPHVRGGHTVAVSEWLGRVEEGRRASEPVVVC; the protein is encoded by the coding sequence ATGAAACATTCGAAGGAGGTGACGACTCGAACGCCGGCGACGGCGGTGCCCGCCAACGGCCGCACTATCGAGGTGTGGACGAGACACACCCCGGACGAAGCGCACCGCGAGCATCCCTGCGTCGGCCGGATTCGCCGTCTCGAACGCGACGGCTACGCCGACAGGGTCGTGGTCCGCGAGTGGGACCGCACGGTGTTCCTCGGCGAACCGGTCGAACCGCGGAAGCGACTCGCACGACGGCGCGTGGCCGACTTCCGCGAGTGGGCGCGGGTGACGAGCGCGAGGCTTCCGGAGTTCGACCGCGAGGCGACGGTCGGGACGGGACGGATGGGGCCGGAACACGAGGCGCAGTATCTGCCGCCCATCGTCGTCGCCGTCTACGAGGACGGCGTCCTGACGAACGTGGTCCCGCACGTCCGCGGCGGCCACACCGTCGCCGTGAGCGAGTGGTTGGGTCGGGTAGAGGAGGGCCGCCGCGCGTCCGAACCGGTCGTCGTCTGCTGA
- the yqeC gene encoding selenium cofactor biosynthesis protein YqeC, with protein MTPSLPDALGIGDDSVLAVVGAGGKKTALYRLATELSDAVLTATVRIPIFDDHVERVAVTDDPASAATAVAERPLGLVPERERADRYRGYDPSVVDELAAAGETPLLVKADGARNRLFKAPGEGEPQIPDAATVVAPVVSARVVGEPLSAEAVHRPERVAELTDCAPGETVRPAHVAAVLADATGGLRGVPDGASVVPVVNMADTPALESVGREVAAGVLDRAPAVSRVLVTRLNAEAAVVDVVERDQTASSL; from the coding sequence ATGACGCCGTCGCTCCCCGACGCCCTCGGAATCGGCGACGACTCCGTCCTCGCCGTCGTCGGCGCCGGCGGCAAGAAGACCGCGCTGTACCGCCTCGCGACCGAACTGTCCGACGCGGTACTCACGGCGACGGTCCGCATCCCCATCTTCGACGACCACGTCGAACGCGTCGCCGTCACCGACGACCCCGCGTCGGCCGCGACGGCCGTCGCCGAACGACCGCTCGGTCTGGTCCCCGAACGGGAACGGGCGGACCGCTACCGCGGGTACGACCCGAGCGTCGTCGACGAACTCGCCGCGGCGGGCGAGACGCCGCTTCTGGTGAAAGCCGACGGCGCGAGAAATCGCCTGTTCAAGGCCCCCGGCGAGGGCGAACCGCAGATACCCGACGCCGCGACGGTGGTCGCGCCGGTGGTGTCGGCCCGGGTCGTCGGCGAACCGCTCTCGGCGGAGGCGGTCCACCGGCCGGAACGGGTCGCCGAACTCACCGACTGCGCGCCGGGCGAGACGGTCCGCCCCGCCCACGTCGCCGCGGTGCTCGCCGACGCGACGGGCGGCCTGCGGGGCGTCCCCGACGGCGCGTCGGTCGTGCCCGTCGTGAACATGGCCGACACGCCCGCACTCGAATCGGTCGGCCGGGAGGTGGCGGCGGGCGTCCTCGACCGGGCGCCGGCCGTCTCGCGCGTCCTCGTCACTCGGCTGAACGCCGAGGCGGCCGTCGTCGACGTGGTCGAACGCGACCAGACCGCGTCGTCACTCTAA
- a CDS encoding molybdenum cofactor guanylyltransferase, protein MSEASTREGVILGGGYSTRFGDGDKALAELAGRPLVRRVADRLARVCDRLVVNCRDDQRAAFRTAVEGCDVPVALATDPVPDRGPMAGIHTGLSAVESEYAAVVACDMPFVDPAFVSYLFDRAAGHDAAVPRPDGEWYQPTQAVYRTAAMVAACERALDRGDRKVLAAVDELASCVTVTEAEVRDRAAPATFENVNTRAELRAAERALE, encoded by the coding sequence ATGAGCGAGGCATCGACGCGCGAGGGAGTGATTCTCGGCGGCGGCTACTCCACGCGCTTCGGGGACGGCGACAAGGCGCTGGCCGAACTGGCCGGCCGTCCCCTCGTCCGACGCGTCGCCGACAGACTCGCCCGCGTCTGCGACCGACTCGTCGTGAACTGCCGCGACGACCAGCGGGCGGCGTTCCGGACGGCCGTCGAGGGCTGCGACGTCCCCGTCGCCCTCGCCACCGACCCCGTGCCGGACCGCGGACCGATGGCCGGCATCCACACCGGCCTGTCGGCCGTCGAGTCCGAGTACGCCGCCGTCGTCGCCTGCGACATGCCGTTCGTCGACCCCGCGTTCGTCTCGTACCTGTTCGACCGGGCGGCGGGTCACGACGCCGCCGTCCCGCGCCCCGACGGCGAGTGGTACCAGCCGACACAAGCGGTCTACCGGACCGCGGCGATGGTCGCGGCGTGCGAACGCGCGCTCGACCGCGGGGACCGGAAGGTCCTCGCGGCGGTGGACGAACTGGCGTCGTGCGTGACCGTGACCGAAGCGGAGGTCAGGGACCGCGCCGCGCCTGCTACGTTCGAGAACGTCAACACGCGAGCGGAGTTGCGGGCCGCGGAGCGAGCGTTAGAGTGA
- a CDS encoding transcription initiation factor IIB — protein sequence MSDTATENARQRVQTDSENRRTDRREQTADEREAAAGERDETADERAEATEETLRCPECGSTNLATDDGRGETVCEDCGLVVDEDEIDRGPEWRAFNATEKDEKSRVGAPTTNMMHDKGLSTNIGWQDKDAYGNSLSSNQRQKMQRLRTWNERFRTRDSKERNLKQALGEIDRMASALGLPDNVRETSSVIYRRALEDDLLPGRSIEGIATASLHAAARMAQVPRSLDEVARVSRVDEDEFERAYRYIVRELSLEIKPADPTEYLPRFSSDIDVPKETERTARELIENAKEANVHSGKSPVGLAAAALYAAAQLTNEDVTQHEVSEVTDISEVTIRNRYQELLEVWDATPFVGSAESEAGA from the coding sequence ATGAGTGACACCGCTACCGAGAACGCGCGTCAGCGCGTCCAGACCGACTCGGAGAACCGTCGGACAGACCGCCGCGAGCAGACGGCGGACGAACGCGAGGCGGCGGCAGGCGAACGCGACGAGACGGCGGACGAACGCGCGGAGGCGACCGAGGAGACGCTTCGCTGTCCCGAGTGCGGGTCGACGAACCTCGCCACGGACGACGGCCGGGGCGAGACGGTGTGCGAGGACTGCGGCCTCGTCGTCGACGAGGACGAGATAGACCGCGGACCGGAGTGGCGCGCGTTCAACGCCACCGAGAAGGACGAGAAGTCCCGCGTCGGCGCGCCGACGACGAACATGATGCACGACAAGGGGCTGTCGACGAACATCGGCTGGCAGGACAAGGACGCCTACGGCAACTCCCTGTCGTCGAACCAGCGTCAGAAGATGCAGCGACTGCGCACGTGGAACGAGCGGTTCCGCACGCGCGACTCCAAAGAACGCAACCTGAAGCAGGCGCTCGGTGAGATAGACCGGATGGCGTCGGCGCTCGGACTCCCCGACAACGTCCGCGAGACGTCGAGCGTCATCTACCGGCGCGCACTGGAGGACGACCTGCTCCCCGGCCGCTCCATCGAGGGCATCGCCACCGCGTCGCTACACGCCGCCGCGCGCATGGCGCAGGTCCCCCGGTCGCTCGACGAGGTGGCGCGCGTCTCCCGCGTCGACGAGGACGAGTTCGAGCGCGCGTATCGCTACATCGTCCGGGAACTCAGCCTCGAGATCAAGCCCGCCGACCCGACGGAGTACCTCCCGCGGTTCTCCTCCGACATCGACGTTCCGAAGGAGACCGAACGCACCGCTCGGGAACTGATAGAGAACGCGAAGGAGGCGAACGTCCACTCCGGCAAGTCGCCCGTCGGCCTCGCGGCGGCCGCTCTCTACGCCGCCGCGCAACTGACGAACGAGGACGTGACCCAACACGAGGTCAGCGAGGTGACCGACATCTCCGAAGTGACCATCCGCAACCGCTATCAGGAACTGCTCGAAGTGTGGGACGCGACGCCGTTCGTCGGCAGCGCCGAGTCGGAAGCGGGAGCGTAG